The following proteins are encoded in a genomic region of Bernardetia sp. MNP-M8:
- a CDS encoding septal ring lytic transglycosylase RlpA family protein, whose protein sequence is MNPTIKFKNILKVKANVLFFSISMFLIFSLSSCDELFAPVEDDSTNGGEYTEEGIASYYADKYEGRPTASGETFRQNLLTAAHKTLPFGTMVTVTNLKNGKKIRVKINDRGPFVTGRIIDVTSRGARELDFIRDGIVNVKIEYDL, encoded by the coding sequence ATGAATCCTACGATAAAATTTAAAAATATTTTGAAAGTCAAAGCAAACGTTCTCTTCTTTTCTATTTCTATGTTTCTAATTTTTTCGCTTTCCTCTTGTGACGAATTATTTGCACCTGTAGAAGATGATTCTACAAATGGAGGAGAGTATACAGAAGAAGGAATTGCATCTTATTATGCTGACAAATATGAAGGAAGACCCACTGCAAGTGGCGAAACATTTAGACAAAATTTATTGACAGCAGCACACAAAACACTTCCTTTTGGTACAATGGTAACTGTCACAAATTTGAAAAATGGAAAAAAAATAAGAGTCAAAATAAATGATAGAGGTCCTTTTGTAACAGGTAGAATTATTGATGTAACTAGCAGAGGAGCAAGAGAATTAGACTTTATTCGTGATGGAATTGTAAATGTTAAAATAGAATACGATTTATAG